One genomic region from Mastacembelus armatus chromosome 21, fMasArm1.2, whole genome shotgun sequence encodes:
- the zeb2a gene encoding zinc finger E-box-binding homeobox 2a isoform X1, translated as MKQDIMAEGPRCKRRKQANPRRKNVLNYENVVETGSETDEDDRILVSEDGGLANGAGGGGGGGGVGGEDEEAGSPAGVPTLAASPRVAHALLSYPGQEGSEDREGLQNHHHGWRLEDDTHRHLSDDRKDEYEPVGPEESLHAVGNATVRRLDGVSELDEYFLKRKLEEGDGHPATIAEYLQRSDTAIIYPEAPEEVTRLGTPEAIGQDESEHDLPPGTPDDFAQLITCPYCNRGYKRLTSLKEHIKYRHEKNEETFTCPLCADTFSHRSQLERHMTTHKPTRDQPLLLNEGAGNRKFKCSECGKAFKYKHHLKEHLRIHSGEKPYECSNCKKRFSHSGSYSSHISSKKCIGLIAVNGRVRNGNNSKPGSSPSSTTSSPGSPTLNQLRHKLENGRLLGPPDQQGQLNIKTEPMDFNEYRLLMASQHGFAGPGVYLNGHGGSPLSIHSSSQSPLQHLGGMGLDLSLLGYTGPLGNNLSEVQKVLQIVDNTVCRQKMDGNPERISKLRAYMKELGAQMEEQKLAQAGFQVVGDSSPTKSIIDYTLEKVNEAKSLIDDSKRQVDVKNEKFNNSVHLNSDEKSHDSQFLPFSCQYCKETFSGPIPLHQHERYLCKMNEEIKAVLQPAESSPASQREAIPSEQPSTERSTSPINPFKDHVSLMKAYFAMNTEPNSEELLKISVAVGLPQEFVKEWFAQWKSQNLHEGSLRKNSPPPVHGGPDINHSLSRSPMSLNLHGGFTNGDSSHRLTKANQFTANRQITGDKPLDPLDHLRSDTPSPLNLSSTSSKNSQSSSYTPNSLASEDAHGDIPLDLSLPKHMAQKLVSVGEKRPRPNGFVIEHNGDAQGLEQRSGPLDLVNIKKEENSIHQLEKSTSPIFGINPFSGGPVYTSLPPHGAFPPPTFMSPAQATIPGLRPYPGLDPMSFLPHMAYTYATEAATFAEMQQRRKYQRKPGFQGELLDGTPDYLSGLDDLTDSDSLLSRKKIKKTESGMYACDLCDKTFQKTSSLLRHKYEHTGKRPHQCQICKKAFKHKHHLIEHSRLHSGEKPYQCDKCGKRFSHSGSYSQHMNHRYSYCKREAEEREAAEREAQDKGEGGGGGMVGGLEPTELLMRRAYLQGLGPLGYSDPEEQQDGSGTILRDSSEGEREEMEVDGKMYKEVTDRQEASFREEEEEEEEEGDSRSQTREEEGKDTTQLIDESSREGKIDGKSDQED; from the exons tgctGAACTATGAGAATGTGGTGGAGACAGGTTCGGAGACAGACGAGGACGACAGGATTCTGGTCTCTGAGGACGGTGGCCTCGCTaatggagcaggaggaggaggaggaggaggaggagtgggagggGAGGATGAAGAAGCGGGCAGCCCGGCTGGAGTGCCCACCTTGGCAGCGTCGCCCCGGGTCGCCCATGCTCTGCTGTCGTACCCGGGCCAGGAGGGTTCAGAGGACAGGGAGGGACTCCAGAACCACCACCATGGCTGGAGACTGGAGGACGACACCCACAGACACCTCAGCG ATGACAGGAAGGACGAATATGAACCTGTGGGTCCGGAGGAGTCTCTGCACGCCGTGGGAAACGCCACAG TGAGGCGACTGGATGGCGTCTCTGAACTTGACGAGTACTTTCTGAAACGGAAACTGGAGGAGGGCGACGGGCACCCTGCAACCATCGCCGAGTACCTGCAGCGCAGCGACACCGCCATCATTTACCCAGAAGCCCCGGAGGAGGTGACACGACTGGGCACACCCGAGGCCATTGGTCAGGACGAGAGCGAGCACG ACCTTCCACCCGGCACTCCGGATGACTTCGCCCAGCTGATCACATGTCCATACTGCAACCGTGGCTACAAACGCCTGACGTCTCTGAAGGAACACATCAAGTACCGGCATGAGAAGAACGAGGAGACCTTCACCTGTCCACTGTGTGCCGACACCTTCAGCCATCGCTCACAACTGGAGCGTCACATGACCACCCACAAACCCACCAGAGACCAG ccgCTGCTGCTGAACGAAGGGGCTGGAAACCGCAAGTTTAAATGCAGtgagtgtggaaaagccttcaaaTACAAACATCACCTGAAGGAGCATCTTCGTATTCACAGCG GGGAGAAGCCGTACGAGTGCTCCAACTGTAAGAAGCGGTTCTCCCACTCCGGCTCCTACAGCTCACACATCAGCAGCAAGAAATGCATCGGCCTGATTGCTGTCAATGGGCGTGTACGCAACGGGAACAACAGCAAGCCTGGCTCCTCCCCCAGCTCCACAACCTCATCACCTGGGAGTCCCACCCTCAACCAGCTCCGCCACAAACTGGAAAACGGGCGACTGCTCGGCCCTCCAGACCAGCAGGGTCAGCTCAACATCAAAACTGAGCCGATGGACTTCAACGAATACCGGCTGCTTATGGCCTCACAGCACGGGTTTGCGGGGCCAGGGGTTTACCTGAATGGACACGGAGGAAGCCCCCTGAGCATACACAGCTCCTCTCAGAGCCCACTTCAACATTTGGGAGGCATGGGACTAGACCTCTCCCTGCTGGGCTATACAGGACCGCTTGGGAACAATCTGAGTGAGGTGCAGAAGGTGCTTCAGATTGTGGACAACACAGTGTGCAGGCAGAAAATGGACGGAAACCCAGAGAGGATCTCCAAGCTCAGAGCCTACATGAAAGAGCTGGGTGCCCAGATGGAGGAGCAGAAACTGGCCCAGGCTGGCTTTCAAGTGGTGGGAGACAGCAGCCCCACAAAGAGCATCATTGACTACACGCTGGAGAAGGTTAATGAGGCCAAGAGTCTGATCGACGACTCCAAGAGGCAAGTGGATGTCAAGAATGAGAAATTCAACAACTCTGTGCACCTCAACAGTGACGAAAAATCCCATGACAGCCAGTTCCTGCCATTCTCCTGCCAATACTGCAAGGAGACTTTCTCCGGGCCCATCCCGCTGCACCAACATGAGCGCTACCTGTGCAAAATGAATGAGGAGATCAAAGCGGTTCTGCAGCCAGCTGAGAGCAGTCCTGCCAGCCAAAGGGAGGCCATTCCCTCTGAGCAGCCCAGCACCGAGCGATCCACCAGCCCCATCAACCCCTTCAAGGATCACGTGTCACTGATGAAAGCCTACTTTGCCATGAACACTGAGCCCAACTCAGAGGAACTGCTCAAGATTTCAGTAGCTGTAGGCCTGCCTCAAGAGTTTGTCAAGGAGTGGTTTGCCCAGTGGAAGAGCCAAAATCTTCATGAAGGCAGTCTGAGAAAAAATTCACCCCCCCCTGTCCATGGCGGACCAGACATTAACCACAGCTTGAGCAGGTCACCAATGTCGCTCAATTTACATGGAGGCTTCACTAATGGTGACTCCTCCCACAGACTCACAAAGGCCAATCAGTTTACAGCTAACAGGCAGATAACAGGGGACAAACCACTAGACCCCTTGGACCATTTGAGGAGCGACACTCCGTCGCCCCTCAACCTTTCCTCTACTTCCTCCAAAAACTCTCAGAGTAGCTCTTACACTCCAAACAGCCTAGCTTCTGAGGATGCCCATGGGGATATACCACTAGATCTGTCGCTACCTAAACACATGGCACAAAAGCTCGTCTCTGTAGGAGAAAAGCGACCCAGACCCAACGGCTTCGTCATTGAGCACAATGGAGATGCGCAAGGACTAGAACAAAGATCTGGGCCCTTAGACCTGGTCAACATCAAGAAGGAGGAAAACTCTATCCACCAACTGGAGAAAAGCACCAGTCCTATCTTTGGGATCAATCCCTTCTCTGGTGGTCCTGTCTACACTTCCCTGCCACCGCATGGAGCATTTCCTCCACCCACCTTCATGTCTCCTGCCCAGGCCACCATCCCGGGTCTCAGGCCCTACCCAGGTCTTGACCCCATGAGCTTTCTGCCACACATGGCCTACACCTACGCCACTGAGGCAGCCACATTTGCTGAaatgcagcagaggagaaagtaCCAGCGAAAACCAGGTTTCCAG GGGGAGCTGCTGGACGGGACGCCAGACTATCTGTCAGGCCTGGACGACCTGACAGACAGCGATTCGCTGCTCTCCAGGAAGAAGATTAAGAAGACTGAAAGTGGTATGTACGCGTGTGACTTGTGCGACAAAACATTCCAGAAGACCAGTTCCCTCCTAAGACACAAATATGAGCACACAG GGAAGCGCCCTCACCAGTGTCAGATCTGTAAGAAGGCCTTTAAACATAAGCACCATCTCATCGAGCACTCACGCCTGCACTCCGGAGAGAAACCCTACCAGTGCGACAAGTGCGGCAAACGCTTCTCACACTCGGGTTCCTACTCACAGCACATGAACCACCGCTACTCCTATTGCaagagggaggcagaggagcGCGAGGCAGCCGAGAGGGAGGCGCAGGACAagggggaaggaggaggaggaggcatgGTGGGAGGTCTTGAGCCCACTGAGCTGTTGATGAGGAGGGCCTACCTGCAGGGCCTGGGCCCGCTCGGATACTCGGACCCTGAGGAACAGCAGGATGGCAGCGGTACGATCCTGAGGGATAGCAGCgagggagaaagggaggagaTGGAAGTGGACGGCAAGATGTACAAGgaggtgacagacagacaggaggcaAGTTtcagggaggaagaggaggaggaggaggaggaaggcgACAGCAGGAGCCAGACAAGGGAAGAGGAGGGCAAAGACACAACGCAGTTGATAGATGAGAGTTCACGAGAAGGGAAGATAGACGGCAAGTCGGACCAGGAAGACTGA
- the zeb2a gene encoding zinc finger E-box-binding homeobox 2a isoform X2: MKQDIMAEGPRCKRRKQANPRRKNVLNYENVVETGSETDEDDRILVSEDGGLANGAGGGGGGGGVGGEDEEAGSPAGVPTLAASPRVAHALLSYPGQEGSEDREGLQNHHHGWRLEDDTHRHLSDDRKDEYEPVGPEESLHAVGNATVRRLDGVSELDEYFLKRKLEEGDGHPATIAEYLQRSDTAIIYPEAPEEVTRLGTPEAIGQDESEHDLPPGTPDDFAQLITCPYCNRGYKRLTSLKEHIKYRHEKNEETFTCPLCADTFSHRSQLERHMTTHKPTRDQPLLLNEGAGNRKFKCSECGKAFKYKHHLKEHLRIHSGEKPYECSNCKKRFSHSGSYSSHISSKKCIGLIAVNGRVRNGNNSKPGSSPSSTTSSPGSPTLNQLRHKLENGRLLGPPDQQGQLNIKTEPMDFNEYRLLMASQHGFAGPGVYLNGHGGSPLSIHSSSQSPLQHLGGMGLDLSLLGYTGPLGNNLSEVQKVLQIVDNTVCRQKMDGNPERISKLRAYMKELGAQMEEQKLAQAGFQVVGDSSPTKSIIDYTLEKVNEAKSLIDDSKRQVDVKNEKFNNSVHLNSDEKSHDSQFLPFSCQYCKETFSGPIPLHQHERYLCKMNEEIKAVLQPAESSPASQREAIPSEQPSTERSTSPINPFKDHVSLMKAYFAMNTEPNSEELLKISVAVGLPQEFVKEWFAQWKSQNLHEGSLRKNSPPPVHGGPDINHSLSRSPMSLNLHGGFTNGDSSHRLTKANQFTANRQITGDKPLDPLDHLRSDTPSPLNLSSTSSKNSQSSSYTPNSLASEDAHGDIPLDLSLPKHMAQKLVSVGEKRPRPNGFVIEHNGDAQGLEQRSGPLDLVNIKKEENSIHQLEKSTSPIFGINPFSGGPVYTSLPPHGAFPPPTFMSPAQATIPGLRPYPGLDPMSFLPHMAYTYATEAATFAEMQQRRKYQRKPGFQGELLDGTPDYLSGLDDLTDSDSLLSRKKIKKTESGKRPHQCQICKKAFKHKHHLIEHSRLHSGEKPYQCDKCGKRFSHSGSYSQHMNHRYSYCKREAEEREAAEREAQDKGEGGGGGMVGGLEPTELLMRRAYLQGLGPLGYSDPEEQQDGSGTILRDSSEGEREEMEVDGKMYKEVTDRQEASFREEEEEEEEEGDSRSQTREEEGKDTTQLIDESSREGKIDGKSDQED; the protein is encoded by the exons tgctGAACTATGAGAATGTGGTGGAGACAGGTTCGGAGACAGACGAGGACGACAGGATTCTGGTCTCTGAGGACGGTGGCCTCGCTaatggagcaggaggaggaggaggaggaggaggagtgggagggGAGGATGAAGAAGCGGGCAGCCCGGCTGGAGTGCCCACCTTGGCAGCGTCGCCCCGGGTCGCCCATGCTCTGCTGTCGTACCCGGGCCAGGAGGGTTCAGAGGACAGGGAGGGACTCCAGAACCACCACCATGGCTGGAGACTGGAGGACGACACCCACAGACACCTCAGCG ATGACAGGAAGGACGAATATGAACCTGTGGGTCCGGAGGAGTCTCTGCACGCCGTGGGAAACGCCACAG TGAGGCGACTGGATGGCGTCTCTGAACTTGACGAGTACTTTCTGAAACGGAAACTGGAGGAGGGCGACGGGCACCCTGCAACCATCGCCGAGTACCTGCAGCGCAGCGACACCGCCATCATTTACCCAGAAGCCCCGGAGGAGGTGACACGACTGGGCACACCCGAGGCCATTGGTCAGGACGAGAGCGAGCACG ACCTTCCACCCGGCACTCCGGATGACTTCGCCCAGCTGATCACATGTCCATACTGCAACCGTGGCTACAAACGCCTGACGTCTCTGAAGGAACACATCAAGTACCGGCATGAGAAGAACGAGGAGACCTTCACCTGTCCACTGTGTGCCGACACCTTCAGCCATCGCTCACAACTGGAGCGTCACATGACCACCCACAAACCCACCAGAGACCAG ccgCTGCTGCTGAACGAAGGGGCTGGAAACCGCAAGTTTAAATGCAGtgagtgtggaaaagccttcaaaTACAAACATCACCTGAAGGAGCATCTTCGTATTCACAGCG GGGAGAAGCCGTACGAGTGCTCCAACTGTAAGAAGCGGTTCTCCCACTCCGGCTCCTACAGCTCACACATCAGCAGCAAGAAATGCATCGGCCTGATTGCTGTCAATGGGCGTGTACGCAACGGGAACAACAGCAAGCCTGGCTCCTCCCCCAGCTCCACAACCTCATCACCTGGGAGTCCCACCCTCAACCAGCTCCGCCACAAACTGGAAAACGGGCGACTGCTCGGCCCTCCAGACCAGCAGGGTCAGCTCAACATCAAAACTGAGCCGATGGACTTCAACGAATACCGGCTGCTTATGGCCTCACAGCACGGGTTTGCGGGGCCAGGGGTTTACCTGAATGGACACGGAGGAAGCCCCCTGAGCATACACAGCTCCTCTCAGAGCCCACTTCAACATTTGGGAGGCATGGGACTAGACCTCTCCCTGCTGGGCTATACAGGACCGCTTGGGAACAATCTGAGTGAGGTGCAGAAGGTGCTTCAGATTGTGGACAACACAGTGTGCAGGCAGAAAATGGACGGAAACCCAGAGAGGATCTCCAAGCTCAGAGCCTACATGAAAGAGCTGGGTGCCCAGATGGAGGAGCAGAAACTGGCCCAGGCTGGCTTTCAAGTGGTGGGAGACAGCAGCCCCACAAAGAGCATCATTGACTACACGCTGGAGAAGGTTAATGAGGCCAAGAGTCTGATCGACGACTCCAAGAGGCAAGTGGATGTCAAGAATGAGAAATTCAACAACTCTGTGCACCTCAACAGTGACGAAAAATCCCATGACAGCCAGTTCCTGCCATTCTCCTGCCAATACTGCAAGGAGACTTTCTCCGGGCCCATCCCGCTGCACCAACATGAGCGCTACCTGTGCAAAATGAATGAGGAGATCAAAGCGGTTCTGCAGCCAGCTGAGAGCAGTCCTGCCAGCCAAAGGGAGGCCATTCCCTCTGAGCAGCCCAGCACCGAGCGATCCACCAGCCCCATCAACCCCTTCAAGGATCACGTGTCACTGATGAAAGCCTACTTTGCCATGAACACTGAGCCCAACTCAGAGGAACTGCTCAAGATTTCAGTAGCTGTAGGCCTGCCTCAAGAGTTTGTCAAGGAGTGGTTTGCCCAGTGGAAGAGCCAAAATCTTCATGAAGGCAGTCTGAGAAAAAATTCACCCCCCCCTGTCCATGGCGGACCAGACATTAACCACAGCTTGAGCAGGTCACCAATGTCGCTCAATTTACATGGAGGCTTCACTAATGGTGACTCCTCCCACAGACTCACAAAGGCCAATCAGTTTACAGCTAACAGGCAGATAACAGGGGACAAACCACTAGACCCCTTGGACCATTTGAGGAGCGACACTCCGTCGCCCCTCAACCTTTCCTCTACTTCCTCCAAAAACTCTCAGAGTAGCTCTTACACTCCAAACAGCCTAGCTTCTGAGGATGCCCATGGGGATATACCACTAGATCTGTCGCTACCTAAACACATGGCACAAAAGCTCGTCTCTGTAGGAGAAAAGCGACCCAGACCCAACGGCTTCGTCATTGAGCACAATGGAGATGCGCAAGGACTAGAACAAAGATCTGGGCCCTTAGACCTGGTCAACATCAAGAAGGAGGAAAACTCTATCCACCAACTGGAGAAAAGCACCAGTCCTATCTTTGGGATCAATCCCTTCTCTGGTGGTCCTGTCTACACTTCCCTGCCACCGCATGGAGCATTTCCTCCACCCACCTTCATGTCTCCTGCCCAGGCCACCATCCCGGGTCTCAGGCCCTACCCAGGTCTTGACCCCATGAGCTTTCTGCCACACATGGCCTACACCTACGCCACTGAGGCAGCCACATTTGCTGAaatgcagcagaggagaaagtaCCAGCGAAAACCAGGTTTCCAG GGGGAGCTGCTGGACGGGACGCCAGACTATCTGTCAGGCCTGGACGACCTGACAGACAGCGATTCGCTGCTCTCCAGGAAGAAGATTAAGAAGACTGAAAGTG GGAAGCGCCCTCACCAGTGTCAGATCTGTAAGAAGGCCTTTAAACATAAGCACCATCTCATCGAGCACTCACGCCTGCACTCCGGAGAGAAACCCTACCAGTGCGACAAGTGCGGCAAACGCTTCTCACACTCGGGTTCCTACTCACAGCACATGAACCACCGCTACTCCTATTGCaagagggaggcagaggagcGCGAGGCAGCCGAGAGGGAGGCGCAGGACAagggggaaggaggaggaggaggcatgGTGGGAGGTCTTGAGCCCACTGAGCTGTTGATGAGGAGGGCCTACCTGCAGGGCCTGGGCCCGCTCGGATACTCGGACCCTGAGGAACAGCAGGATGGCAGCGGTACGATCCTGAGGGATAGCAGCgagggagaaagggaggagaTGGAAGTGGACGGCAAGATGTACAAGgaggtgacagacagacaggaggcaAGTTtcagggaggaagaggaggaggaggaggaggaaggcgACAGCAGGAGCCAGACAAGGGAAGAGGAGGGCAAAGACACAACGCAGTTGATAGATGAGAGTTCACGAGAAGGGAAGATAGACGGCAAGTCGGACCAGGAAGACTGA